A section of the Methanoregula formicica SMSP genome encodes:
- a CDS encoding 4Fe-4S dicluster domain-containing protein produces the protein MAFSVHVNMERCTGCGNCVIACPVDALELYTVDPATKEKIYAVKNGKSIHLDVKAELCAGCGVCVNACPYDVIRLSGKGARIPSEA, from the coding sequence ATGGCGTTTTCTGTACATGTAAACATGGAGCGGTGCACCGGTTGTGGCAACTGTGTCATCGCATGCCCGGTTGATGCCCTCGAGCTATACACCGTGGACCCGGCAACCAAGGAGAAGATCTATGCCGTGAAGAACGGTAAGTCGATCCACCTCGATGTCAAGGCCGAGCTCTGTGCTGGCTGCGGCGTCTGCGTGAACGCCTGCCCGTACGATGTCATCCGCCTCTCCGGAAAGGGAGCACGAATCCCTTCAGAGGCCTGA
- the modA gene encoding molybdate ABC transporter substrate-binding protein encodes MQQKSSTRTLMIIGIVINLLLVTALIAGCTSTSTAPATPSATAAPVSTPAALETAAPTLVVTTAAPAATKEAVKPTSTPKPVYTYSEGNVVAYTAASLSGVSPKLAEGFEKMYPGHKVVFNLAGTQALKTQVQNGAYCDVFISASNSYTNELTKGGYFVSGTVKPLTSNYVIVILPKDNPANIRSLSDLAKKGVKIAVADKSVPVGTATTSVIANLAKSANYGKEWNSSVYGNIVTYETSEPAVAGKVELGEVDAGFVYESTYIAGKDKFVAISVPKAINYLQTYTIGVMKDSTSKGAAADFETFMLSADGQQILEDYGFRPL; translated from the coding sequence ATGCAACAGAAATCATCGACACGAACCCTCATGATCATCGGTATCGTCATCAACCTGCTGCTTGTAACGGCATTGATCGCCGGTTGCACGTCCACTTCAACGGCTCCTGCCACACCGTCTGCAACCGCAGCACCGGTGTCGACACCGGCCGCTCTGGAGACTGCTGCACCCACGCTTGTCGTGACCACGGCAGCTCCTGCCGCAACCAAGGAAGCTGTGAAACCCACCAGCACCCCCAAACCGGTCTACACGTATTCTGAAGGAAATGTTGTTGCCTACACCGCAGCGTCACTTTCCGGTGTGTCACCGAAGCTTGCTGAGGGCTTTGAGAAAATGTACCCTGGACACAAGGTGGTTTTCAACCTGGCAGGAACCCAGGCCCTCAAGACCCAGGTCCAGAATGGCGCCTACTGCGATGTCTTCATCTCGGCCAGCAATTCCTACACCAATGAACTGACAAAAGGCGGCTACTTTGTCTCCGGCACGGTAAAGCCGCTCACGTCCAACTACGTGATTGTGATCCTGCCCAAGGACAATCCGGCAAACATCAGATCGCTCTCCGATCTTGCCAAAAAGGGAGTGAAGATTGCCGTTGCCGATAAGAGCGTCCCGGTCGGGACCGCAACAACGTCTGTGATTGCAAACCTGGCGAAGTCTGCCAACTATGGCAAGGAATGGAACAGCTCCGTATATGGCAACATTGTGACATATGAGACCTCCGAACCTGCTGTTGCGGGCAAGGTTGAGCTTGGTGAAGTAGATGCAGGGTTCGTGTACGAGTCTACGTACATCGCCGGCAAGGACAAGTTCGTAGCCATTTCGGTCCCGAAAGCGATCAATTACCTCCAGACCTACACAATCGGTGTTATGAAAGACTCCACGAGCAAGGGGGCAGCAGCCGATTTCGAGACTTTCATGCTCTCAGCGGATGGCCAGCAGATCCTTGAGGACTATGGCTTCAGGCCCCTCTAA
- a CDS encoding Coenzyme F420 hydrogenase/dehydrogenase, beta subunit C-terminal domain, with protein sequence MAKKGDMLYAWTNDAEIKKKAELGGAVTALWKFALESKAVDAVLVITKGTDLYDAQPVLITDPKELAKTAGSLHCGTLLLPKLVKKYMDGAENMKIGVTVKGCDAMAFYELAKRKQINLDNVVMIGVNCGGSVSPVLARRMITEKYGVDPDKVHKEEIDKGQFIIEYEGGHKGISVDELEEAGYGRRSNCRRCKMKIPRQADLACGNWGVIGEKAGKATFVEVCSEKGANLVSGAVKNGILATEAANPKGLEIRGKVEGAMLKLGDKWRKHDFEALGEGKDRLKKIMTETSRCIKCYSCISACPICYCVDCTTKNPAYVKPGELPPNFMFHLIRFAHIADSCVNCGQCQELCPAEIPNALFMHAQQVELEKMFGHTPGVDMELPILAYAEEQVERKRLHNTGSDMIYLNVFNPMSQH encoded by the coding sequence ATGGCAAAGAAAGGCGATATGCTCTACGCGTGGACCAACGACGCAGAGATCAAGAAGAAGGCCGAACTCGGCGGTGCTGTCACGGCACTCTGGAAATTCGCGCTGGAGTCCAAGGCAGTTGACGCTGTCCTTGTCATTACCAAGGGGACTGACCTCTACGATGCGCAGCCGGTCCTCATCACCGACCCCAAGGAACTCGCAAAGACTGCCGGGTCCCTCCACTGCGGGACGCTCCTCCTGCCCAAACTGGTCAAGAAGTACATGGATGGCGCCGAGAACATGAAGATCGGTGTCACCGTCAAGGGTTGCGATGCGATGGCGTTCTACGAACTCGCCAAGCGCAAGCAGATCAACCTTGACAACGTTGTCATGATCGGTGTCAACTGCGGTGGATCGGTCAGCCCGGTCCTCGCCCGCAGGATGATCACCGAGAAGTACGGCGTTGACCCGGACAAAGTCCACAAGGAAGAGATCGACAAGGGCCAGTTCATCATCGAGTACGAGGGAGGTCACAAGGGCATCTCCGTTGACGAGCTCGAAGAGGCAGGCTATGGCCGGCGTTCGAACTGCCGCCGCTGCAAGATGAAGATCCCCCGGCAGGCAGACCTTGCCTGTGGTAACTGGGGTGTCATCGGCGAGAAGGCCGGCAAGGCAACCTTTGTTGAAGTCTGTTCCGAGAAAGGTGCGAACCTCGTTTCAGGTGCAGTCAAGAACGGCATCCTTGCGACCGAGGCAGCCAACCCCAAGGGCCTCGAGATCCGCGGAAAGGTCGAGGGTGCAATGCTGAAGCTTGGCGACAAGTGGCGCAAGCACGACTTCGAGGCACTCGGAGAGGGAAAAGACCGGCTCAAGAAGATTATGACCGAGACATCCCGCTGCATCAAGTGCTACAGCTGTATCTCGGCCTGCCCGATCTGTTATTGCGTTGACTGCACGACCAAGAACCCGGCGTATGTCAAGCCCGGGGAGCTTCCTCCGAACTTCATGTTCCACCTGATCCGGTTTGCCCACATTGCCGACTCCTGCGTGAACTGCGGCCAGTGCCAGGAACTCTGCCCTGCAGAGATCCCGAACGCGCTCTTCATGCACGCCCAGCAGGTCGAGCTCGAGAAGATGTTCGGCCATACTCCGGGCGTCGACATGGAACTTCCAATCCTTGCATATGCAGAGGAGCAGGTCGAACGCAAGAGGTTGCACAACACCGGCAGCGACATGATCTACCTGAATGTGTTTAACCCGATGTCACAACACTAA
- a CDS encoding ABC transporter permease, protein MKPPSLIPEKYRRLFLYTGAIVLVLSVTLYLALPIAALFFRTTPELFWASLSDPLVISALWLSLTTSAISLLVVILVGTPFAYVHSRSAYPGKVLVDTLIDLPLVLPPAVAGFALLVLYGRMGLLGQYFRMLGIPIAFTTLAVIMAQIFVASPFYLRQAKSLFEQFDRSYEHTARTLGASPLRTFLTITLPLTAGGLVSGAVMTFGRALGEFGATIMFAGNLPGVTQTMPLAVYVGMESNFNLGLTISILLVIISFLIMIAVRILTKTEVPHA, encoded by the coding sequence ATGAAACCACCATCCCTCATCCCGGAAAAATACCGTCGTCTCTTCCTGTACACCGGAGCTATTGTCCTGGTCCTTTCAGTCACACTTTACCTGGCACTGCCAATCGCCGCGCTCTTCTTCCGTACAACTCCCGAGCTGTTCTGGGCATCGCTTTCCGATCCTCTTGTGATCAGCGCGCTCTGGCTGAGCCTCACAACATCGGCGATCTCACTCCTGGTCGTCATCCTTGTCGGCACCCCCTTTGCGTATGTGCACTCCCGCTCCGCCTACCCGGGAAAAGTACTGGTGGACACGCTCATCGATCTCCCTCTTGTCCTTCCCCCGGCGGTGGCAGGGTTTGCCCTCCTCGTGCTCTACGGGAGGATGGGGCTTCTCGGCCAGTACTTCAGGATGCTGGGGATCCCGATCGCCTTCACCACGCTTGCCGTCATCATGGCCCAGATCTTCGTTGCCTCGCCCTTCTATCTCAGGCAGGCAAAATCCCTCTTCGAGCAGTTCGACAGGAGTTATGAGCACACCGCCCGGACCCTCGGGGCTTCCCCCCTGCGTACATTCCTGACCATCACCCTCCCGCTGACGGCAGGAGGACTTGTCTCCGGAGCGGTCATGACCTTTGGCCGGGCCCTTGGCGAGTTTGGTGCTACCATCATGTTTGCTGGGAACCTCCCGGGGGTCACCCAGACCATGCCCCTTGCGGTCTATGTGGGAATGGAGAGCAATTTCAATCTCGGGCTGACCATATCCATCCTGCTCGTTATCATCTCCTTCCTCATTATGATTGCGGTGAGAATCCTCACAAAAACCGAGGTGCCGCATGCTTGA
- a CDS encoding 4Fe-4S dicluster domain-containing protein, whose amino-acid sequence MQRDIGIHMKGGVITERNPDLSTIRIRAPAGILSVEQLRGIAKIAKTYGSGEVHCTTRQTIEIPHVDPKHLKKMALALEKNGTPVGSERDEIVNIISCPGTERCKFANIDTISLTQKIDAKLFGKVMPVKMRIALSGCPNACTSPMLNEIGVIGRVRPVRTKERICTGCGSCVFYCKEGAIRIKNGISVLDENKCVECGVCVQSCSFDLVKAEDRHFLITVGGRRGRHPKVGRKLLTVKTEEQVLFVIEKIVDWVYRRAWSGRLLSEQLDDLHFEKFREEILRQVPEARSAEDAGKP is encoded by the coding sequence ATGCAGCGCGATATCGGTATCCACATGAAAGGCGGGGTCATCACCGAGCGGAATCCAGACCTCTCGACCATCCGGATTCGGGCTCCGGCCGGCATCCTCTCTGTCGAACAATTGCGGGGAATTGCCAAGATAGCAAAGACCTATGGCAGCGGAGAGGTCCATTGCACCACCCGGCAGACTATCGAAATTCCGCATGTCGATCCGAAACATCTCAAAAAAATGGCCCTTGCCCTAGAAAAGAACGGGACACCGGTCGGTTCAGAGCGGGACGAGATTGTGAATATCATCTCCTGTCCCGGCACTGAGCGGTGCAAATTTGCCAATATCGATACCATCAGCCTCACACAGAAGATCGATGCAAAACTCTTTGGCAAGGTGATGCCGGTCAAGATGCGCATTGCCCTCTCCGGCTGCCCGAACGCCTGCACCAGCCCGATGCTGAACGAGATCGGCGTGATCGGCCGTGTCAGGCCCGTCCGGACAAAGGAACGGATTTGTACCGGCTGTGGCAGCTGTGTCTTCTACTGCAAGGAGGGCGCAATCAGGATCAAGAACGGCATCTCGGTGCTGGACGAGAACAAGTGCGTGGAATGCGGTGTCTGCGTCCAGTCCTGTTCCTTTGATCTCGTCAAGGCAGAAGACCGGCACTTCCTGATTACCGTCGGGGGTCGCCGCGGTAGGCACCCGAAAGTCGGTCGTAAGCTGCTTACGGTAAAAACCGAAGAGCAGGTGCTCTTTGTGATCGAGAAGATTGTGGACTGGGTCTACCGTCGGGCCTGGAGCGGGCGGCTCCTCTCAGAGCAGCTGGACGATCTCCATTTCGAGAAGTTCAGGGAAGAGATCCTCAGGCAGGTACCGGAAGCCCGGAGCGCAGAGGATGCCGGAAAACCGTGA
- a CDS encoding formylmethanofuran dehydrogenase subunit C gives METVTITMKNAPALYLEADTISPDAFAGKSAAQIAELPVFEGNVPSTLGKYFEVSGNAGATAADTKIVVKGDAKKVKYIGFKMTAGEVVIEGPADQYVGAWMKGGNLTAKGDVGAFAATAMKGGEMVIEGNAGNYLGAAYRGDWRGMSGGKILVKGNAGSDTGMYMLGGEITINGNCDVHIMTHAEGGKVTIKGNAASKLGGQMVEGTIIVFGNIDVMMPGFKPNGEVELEVDGTKAKFAHFIGDMGERHKKKKGVVVYGNLYKKI, from the coding sequence ATGGAAACCGTTACCATTACTATGAAAAATGCGCCTGCACTGTATCTTGAGGCAGACACCATCTCTCCCGATGCATTCGCCGGCAAGAGTGCGGCCCAGATCGCAGAGCTCCCGGTTTTTGAGGGGAACGTCCCCTCAACTCTTGGCAAATACTTCGAGGTCAGCGGCAATGCCGGGGCAACTGCAGCCGACACGAAGATCGTTGTCAAAGGCGACGCGAAGAAAGTCAAGTATATCGGCTTCAAGATGACTGCCGGTGAGGTAGTCATCGAGGGCCCGGCCGACCAGTATGTCGGTGCCTGGATGAAGGGCGGAAATCTCACCGCTAAGGGCGATGTGGGTGCATTCGCTGCAACTGCCATGAAGGGCGGCGAAATGGTCATCGAAGGTAATGCCGGCAACTACCTTGGCGCTGCATATCGCGGCGACTGGAGAGGCATGTCCGGTGGCAAGATCCTTGTCAAGGGCAATGCAGGGTCCGACACCGGTATGTACATGCTCGGTGGGGAAATCACCATCAACGGCAACTGCGATGTCCACATTATGACCCATGCCGAGGGCGGTAAGGTCACCATCAAGGGCAATGCAGCAAGCAAGCTCGGCGGCCAGATGGTTGAGGGCACCATTATAGTTTTCGGCAATATCGATGTCATGATGCCCGGATTCAAGCCGAATGGCGAAGTCGAGCTCGAAGTCGACGGCACCAAGGCAAAGTTCGCCCACTTTATCGGCGACATGGGCGAGCGCCACAAGAAGAAGAAAGGCGTCGTCGTGTACGGGAACCTGTACAAGAAGATCTAA
- a CDS encoding molybdopterin biosynthesis protein yields the protein MVKRYLQVKPLDDVLALLGREFSCIPSVITVPLENASGRITVGPIFAKYSVPEIHLSAMDGIAVVSADTKGASEQHPVTLPRTVRVNTGNVVPQEYDAVIMIEDVWEESGKYTIRKSASPWQHVRPAGEDLAESEMVMPSRHRIRPHETGGLATYGITEVDVITVRIGLVPTGSELVAAGTRPAPGQVVESNTLMAKAILDEVGATCIRYPFVEDTPEKIRNAIRKACSENDLVIVSAGSSAGTKDYTADVIAELGVVLVHGIATKPGKPAIIGRVDGKPVIGLPGYPLSALTVLRELVLPLMRMYGLFVPPYRIVQAQVTTALAKEIGSDEYVACTLGKVGDRFVISPQSKGAGVQMSAIRSNAYIRLPRDSEGFNAGDLVDARLLVPEEEAENALLITGSHDPAIDYLADLLRPKGVSLISTHVGSMGGILALRKDECHAAPTHLLADDGTYNITYVQKYLGVTEVDLLCVAERQQGVVSRDGLSFTDLPGRLFVNRQKGSGTRMLLDYQLKKAGIDPGTIPGYEREVTTHIAVALAVKSREADAGLCVYSAAKALNLPFVPVASERYELAIRREHATDPRVVALMEAIRSKEFKSILEQLGGYETMETGTIRQGSP from the coding sequence ATGGTAAAACGGTATCTCCAGGTTAAACCGCTCGATGATGTGCTCGCACTTCTGGGTCGTGAGTTCTCCTGCATACCCTCTGTCATTACGGTACCGCTGGAAAACGCATCGGGGCGGATCACAGTGGGGCCAATCTTTGCCAAATATTCCGTACCGGAGATCCACCTCTCCGCAATGGACGGGATCGCGGTTGTGAGTGCAGATACAAAAGGAGCCTCCGAGCAGCACCCTGTCACTCTGCCGCGTACGGTCCGGGTGAATACCGGCAATGTTGTACCTCAGGAATACGATGCGGTTATCATGATCGAAGATGTCTGGGAGGAATCCGGGAAATATACTATCCGAAAGTCCGCAAGCCCGTGGCAGCATGTCCGGCCGGCCGGGGAGGACCTTGCTGAATCGGAAATGGTAATGCCCTCGCGCCACCGTATCCGCCCGCACGAGACCGGGGGCCTTGCCACATACGGTATCACGGAAGTTGATGTGATCACGGTCCGCATTGGTCTCGTACCCACAGGCAGCGAGCTCGTTGCAGCCGGGACACGCCCTGCTCCGGGCCAGGTTGTTGAGAGTAACACGCTCATGGCAAAAGCGATACTCGATGAGGTTGGGGCGACCTGCATACGGTACCCTTTTGTCGAGGATACCCCGGAGAAAATCCGCAATGCTATCAGGAAAGCCTGCAGTGAGAATGACCTTGTTATTGTCTCGGCCGGGTCATCCGCGGGAACGAAAGATTATACCGCGGACGTGATCGCGGAACTTGGTGTGGTGCTGGTCCACGGCATTGCGACCAAGCCTGGGAAACCGGCCATCATCGGCCGGGTGGACGGGAAGCCGGTCATCGGTCTGCCCGGTTATCCTCTCTCGGCGCTGACCGTTCTCCGTGAACTGGTCCTGCCCCTGATGAGGATGTATGGACTCTTTGTTCCTCCTTACCGTATTGTTCAGGCGCAGGTGACCACGGCACTTGCCAAGGAGATCGGCTCGGATGAGTATGTTGCCTGCACGCTCGGGAAGGTCGGGGATCGCTTTGTCATATCACCGCAGTCCAAGGGTGCCGGTGTCCAGATGAGCGCGATCCGGTCAAACGCGTATATACGGCTCCCCCGCGACTCGGAAGGATTCAACGCAGGAGATCTCGTGGACGCACGACTGCTGGTACCGGAGGAGGAAGCAGAGAATGCCCTCCTTATTACAGGCAGCCACGACCCGGCCATCGATTACCTGGCCGACCTCCTCCGGCCAAAGGGTGTCTCGCTTATTTCAACTCACGTGGGGAGTATGGGAGGGATCCTTGCCCTGAGAAAGGATGAATGCCATGCGGCACCGACTCACCTCCTTGCAGATGATGGGACCTACAACATCACGTACGTGCAGAAGTATCTCGGGGTTACGGAAGTCGATCTCCTCTGCGTAGCCGAACGGCAACAGGGTGTGGTCTCACGTGACGGGCTCTCGTTTACGGATCTCCCCGGACGGCTGTTCGTCAACCGCCAGAAGGGGTCCGGGACCCGCATGCTGCTTGATTACCAGCTGAAGAAAGCAGGTATTGACCCGGGAACAATTCCGGGATATGAACGGGAAGTGACCACGCATATCGCAGTCGCGCTTGCCGTCAAGAGCAGGGAGGCGGATGCCGGTCTCTGCGTGTACAGTGCGGCAAAGGCCCTGAATCTGCCGTTTGTCCCGGTAGCGAGCGAGCGGTACGAACTGGCCATACGCCGGGAACATGCAACGGACCCGCGTGTCGTGGCACTCATGGAAGCGATCCGGTCAAAGGAATTCAAATCAATTCTTGAACAGCTGGGTGGCTATGAAACAATGGAAACAGGAACGATCCGGCAAGGTAGCCCGTGA
- a CDS encoding molybdopterin dinucleotide binding domain-containing protein — protein sequence MANSISVNLISGRTIQQGVAIESGKEKPSYRTACGIIEMDQSDLKKLGAWKNTNVKVTTDYGSVIVKAIEATQGPHPGVAFIPMGPWANSVVSNNTYSTGMPTFKGTPAKVEVAINEPVLLGIELVQRQCGVKVG from the coding sequence ATGGCAAACTCAATCAGCGTTAACCTGATCTCCGGCAGGACCATCCAGCAGGGCGTTGCAATCGAGAGCGGCAAGGAGAAGCCCTCATACCGCACCGCCTGCGGCATCATCGAAATGGACCAATCAGACCTGAAGAAACTCGGTGCCTGGAAGAACACCAACGTAAAGGTCACGACCGATTATGGGAGTGTTATTGTCAAGGCCATCGAGGCCACGCAGGGCCCCCACCCGGGCGTTGCATTCATCCCGATGGGCCCCTGGGCAAACTCCGTTGTCAGCAACAACACCTACTCCACCGGGATGCCCACCTTCAAGGGTACGCCCGCAAAGGTTGAAGTTGCGATCAACGAGCCCGTCCTTTTAGGAATAGAACTCGTCCAGAGACAGTGCGGGGTGAAAGTAGGATGA
- a CDS encoding formylmethanofuran dehydrogenase subunit A → MSEYIIRNGHVFDPVQGIKGDKKDICIKDGKIVDKVGSSAKVIDAKDKTVMAGAVEIHAHVAGPKVNLGRIYRPEDKLFSCTPTKGMERMGGGASIPTTFKTGYEYAKMGFAVAMEAAMPPLFSRHVHEEIRDTPIIDEGAFPVFGNNWFVLEYLKNHEIENTAAYCAWLLNVTKGYALKVVNPGGTEAWGWGLNCLTVNDPVPYFDITPAEIIKGLIEANEYLGLPHSMHIHPNNLGNPGCYETTLDTMKLAEGIKAKNKFGREQVLHLTHTQFHSYGGTNWGDFESKAKEVTDYVNKNKNITIDTGNVTLDETTTMTADGPFEHHLTGLNHLKWANVDVELETAAGVVPYIYSPSISVCAIQWAIGLEIALMMKDPMRCYITTDHPNAGPFTRYPRVYKWLMSEKARKQQIESFKHKDKVLSQTAIGTLDREISLYELAQMTRAGPAKSLGLAAMCGGLKPGMDADVAIYNINPDKPVANPDDIEKAFSRCAAFFKSGVQVVNNGEIVSNGNKRTLWVNVKAKENPQVARDINEKFVKYYSMTQANYEALGHHFVPNPYAIEVDATQV, encoded by the coding sequence ATGTCGGAATACATCATCAGGAACGGCCATGTCTTTGACCCCGTCCAGGGCATCAAGGGCGACAAGAAGGACATCTGCATCAAGGACGGGAAGATCGTTGACAAGGTCGGTTCCTCTGCAAAAGTGATCGATGCAAAGGACAAGACCGTCATGGCAGGCGCCGTGGAGATCCACGCCCACGTTGCCGGCCCCAAGGTCAACCTCGGCCGCATCTACCGGCCCGAGGACAAGCTCTTCAGCTGCACCCCGACAAAGGGCATGGAGCGGATGGGCGGCGGCGCCTCGATCCCGACCACGTTCAAGACCGGGTACGAATACGCAAAGATGGGATTTGCCGTAGCCATGGAGGCTGCGATGCCCCCGCTCTTCTCCCGCCACGTGCACGAGGAGATTCGCGACACCCCAATCATCGACGAGGGTGCATTCCCGGTCTTCGGGAACAACTGGTTCGTCCTCGAATACCTCAAGAACCACGAGATCGAGAACACTGCGGCATACTGTGCCTGGCTCCTCAATGTCACCAAGGGATACGCACTCAAGGTCGTCAACCCCGGCGGCACGGAAGCCTGGGGCTGGGGCCTGAACTGTCTCACGGTCAACGATCCCGTCCCGTACTTCGACATCACCCCGGCAGAGATCATCAAGGGGCTTATCGAGGCAAATGAGTACTTAGGCCTCCCCCACTCGATGCACATCCACCCGAACAACCTCGGGAACCCCGGCTGCTACGAGACAACTCTCGACACCATGAAGCTCGCCGAGGGCATCAAGGCAAAGAACAAGTTCGGCCGTGAGCAGGTCCTGCACCTCACCCACACCCAGTTCCACTCTTACGGTGGCACCAACTGGGGCGACTTTGAGTCCAAGGCCAAGGAAGTCACCGACTACGTCAACAAGAACAAGAACATCACCATCGATACCGGTAACGTCACCCTTGACGAGACCACCACGATGACTGCCGATGGCCCGTTCGAGCACCACCTCACCGGCCTCAACCACCTCAAGTGGGCAAATGTCGATGTTGAGCTCGAGACGGCAGCCGGTGTTGTCCCGTACATCTACAGCCCGTCAATCTCTGTCTGTGCCATCCAGTGGGCAATCGGGCTTGAGATCGCCCTCATGATGAAGGACCCGATGCGCTGCTACATCACCACCGACCACCCGAACGCCGGCCCGTTCACCCGGTACCCCCGCGTGTACAAGTGGCTGATGTCCGAGAAGGCGCGGAAGCAGCAGATCGAGTCCTTCAAGCACAAGGACAAGGTTCTCTCCCAGACTGCCATCGGCACGCTCGACCGCGAGATCTCGCTCTACGAGCTCGCCCAGATGACCCGTGCCGGGCCTGCAAAGTCCCTCGGCCTTGCCGCCATGTGCGGAGGCTTAAAGCCCGGCATGGACGCCGATGTTGCCATCTACAACATCAACCCCGACAAGCCGGTGGCAAACCCCGACGACATCGAGAAGGCCTTTTCCCGCTGCGCCGCGTTCTTCAAGAGCGGCGTCCAGGTTGTCAACAATGGCGAGATTGTCAGCAATGGCAACAAGCGGACCCTCTGGGTCAACGTCAAGGCAAAGGAGAACCCGCAGGTTGCCCGCGACATCAACGAGAAGTTCGTCAAGTATTACAGCATGACGCAGGCCAACTACGAAGCGCTCGGGCACCACTTTGTCCCGAACCCGTATGCAATCGAGGTTGATGCAACACAAGTGTAG
- a CDS encoding formylmethanofuran dehydrogenase subunit B yields MTKVITDVICPFCGTLCDDVEVTVSDDGKKLLEVANACVIGTEKFLHSQSSDRVTKPRLRQEDGSWKEISYEEAADYTAKLLAKAKKPLMYGWSSTNCEAQSVGNEIAEIAKACCDNTAAVCHGTTLIAVQDIGLPSCTLGEVKNRADRVIFWGCNPAHAHPRHMSRYSIFPRGFFTGKGQMSRKLVVVDPRCTDTAKMADVHLQIEQGRDYELLDALRVALKGEWLPDVVAGIPAEKIREVADILKSGRFGIIFFGMGVTQSLSKNHNIDAAIALTKDLNEYTKYSIMPMRGHYNVTGSGEVFAWQFGFPYSVDLTRGFARYNPGDSSSIDLLLRGEVDAMFTIGSDPGAHFPISAVKQIAKVDSVCIDPHMTPTSGVSKLHVPVAFNGVETGGNCYRMDNVPIDCRKVVEPPEGMKTDLEFLTMVCDRLKKLKGVA; encoded by the coding sequence ATGACGAAAGTTATCACTGATGTAATCTGCCCGTTCTGCGGGACCCTCTGCGATGATGTCGAAGTCACCGTATCCGATGACGGCAAGAAGCTCCTCGAAGTGGCAAACGCCTGCGTTATCGGCACCGAGAAGTTCCTCCACTCCCAGTCCTCCGACCGGGTCACGAAACCCCGGCTTCGCCAGGAAGACGGCAGCTGGAAGGAGATCTCCTATGAAGAGGCCGCGGATTATACCGCAAAGCTCCTTGCAAAGGCCAAGAAGCCCCTGATGTACGGCTGGTCCTCCACCAACTGCGAGGCCCAGAGCGTAGGTAACGAGATCGCCGAGATCGCAAAGGCCTGCTGTGACAACACCGCAGCTGTCTGCCACGGGACCACCCTCATTGCCGTTCAGGATATCGGTCTCCCGAGCTGTACTCTTGGGGAAGTCAAGAACCGTGCTGACCGTGTCATCTTCTGGGGCTGCAACCCGGCACACGCCCACCCCCGGCACATGTCCCGGTACTCCATCTTCCCCCGTGGTTTCTTCACCGGCAAGGGACAGATGAGCAGGAAGCTTGTTGTCGTCGACCCCCGCTGCACTGACACCGCCAAGATGGCCGATGTCCACCTGCAGATCGAACAGGGTCGCGACTATGAGCTTCTTGACGCCCTCCGTGTTGCCCTCAAAGGCGAGTGGCTCCCGGATGTAGTGGCAGGCATTCCCGCAGAGAAGATCCGCGAGGTTGCAGACATCTTAAAGAGCGGCCGGTTCGGTATCATCTTCTTCGGTATGGGTGTTACCCAGTCACTCTCCAAAAACCACAACATTGATGCGGCGATCGCGCTCACAAAGGACCTCAACGAGTACACGAAATATTCGATCATGCCGATGCGGGGCCACTACAATGTTACCGGCTCCGGAGAAGTCTTTGCCTGGCAGTTCGGGTTCCCGTACTCCGTTGACCTCACCCGAGGCTTTGCCCGCTACAACCCCGGCGACTCGAGTTCGATCGACCTCCTGCTCCGCGGGGAAGTCGATGCCATGTTCACCATCGGCAGCGACCCGGGTGCACACTTCCCGATCAGCGCCGTGAAGCAGATAGCAAAGGTCGACTCGGTCTGTATCGATCCCCACATGACCCCGACCTCCGGTGTCTCCAAGCTCCACGTACCCGTTGCCTTCAACGGTGTCGAGACCGGCGGGAACTGCTACCGCATGGACAATGTCCCGATCGACTGCCGCAAGGTTGTCGAGCCGCCCGAGGGCATGAAGACGGACCTTGAGTTCCTCACCATGGTCTGTGACCGGTTAAAGAAGCTGAAGGGGGTAGCATAA